In Candidatus Kapaibacterium thiocyanatum, the DNA window ACCGCCACACGGACCGTCATCGTGAAGGTCAACGGTGCCGTATCGGTCGCCGACGATACGGAGATTTCCGCCGTCGTGGCCGTCCATCCCAATCCGGCTTCCGGACGATTCACCGTCTCGATGAATTCGGTGACGGATGGCACCGTCCACCTGCGCCTGCTCGACATGACGGGCCGGACGTTATGGGAATATGCGGGGGCCGGTGAAGTGGCCGGTATGGACGTAGACGTCCGTCATCTTGCCGCTGGCACCTACTATCTCATGGCCGATTCCGGCATACAACGAAGCAGCCTACGGATCGTCATAGTGGACTGACTGGAAAAACGGGGTAATACGCCCCGTTTTTACCGCGCCAAAAGCGGACTAAAAAAGTCGTATATTGCGGCTCTGAATCCGCGTGGACACCACTATGGCTAACGATCAACAGGTGCTGGACGACGTCGTCCAGAGCGAATACAAATACGGGTTTGAATCGAATATCGAGCAGGACCTCCTCCCGAAAGGGCTGAGCGAGGACGTCGTCCGATTCATTTCCGCCCGCAAGGAAGAACCCGAGTGGATGCTCGAATGGCGTTTGAAGGCCTATCGCCACTGGCTGACGATGAAGGAGCCTGTCTGGCCGAACGTGCATTATCCCAGGATCGATTTCCAGGACATCATCTACTATGCGGCTCCGAAGAAGAAGGTCGAGCTGAACAGCCTCGATGAAGTCGATCCCGAATTGCTGGCGACCTTCGCCAAACTGGGCATCCCTCTCGAAGAGCAGAAACTGCTTTCAGGTGTGGCCGTCGACGCAGTTCTGGACAGTGTCTCCGTGAAAACGACCTTCCAGGAAGCGCTGAAGGAGAAGGGGATCATCTTCTGCTCCATGAGCGAAGCGGTCAGGGAGCATCCCGATCTTGTCCGCCGTTACATCGGTTCCGTCGTACCCGCGACGGACAACTACTACGCAGCCCTGAACAGTGCCGTCTTCAGTGACGGTTCGTTCTGCTACATCCCGAAGGGCGTGCGCTGCCCGATGGAACTCAGCACGTATTTCCGCATCAATGCCCGTAACACCGGCCAGTTCGAACGCACGCTGATCGTTGCCGACGAGGGCAGCTACGTGAGCTACCTCGAAGGCTGTACGGCGCCGCAACGCGACGAGAACCAGCTCCATGCGGCGGTCGTCGAACTGGTGGCGCATACGGATGCCGAGATCAAGTACTCCACGGTCCAGAACTGGTATCCCGGAGACAAGCACGGCAACGGGGGCATCTACAACTTCGTCACCAAGCGCGGGATCTGTGAAGGCCCCCGTTCGAAGATTTCATGGACGCAGGTGGAAACGGGTTCGGCCATCACCTGGAAGTATCCCAGCGTCGTGCTCAAGGGTGACGATTCGGTGGGCGAGTTCTACAGCGTCGCCGTCACCAACAACATGCAGCAGGCGGATACCGGTACGAAGATGACGCACATCGGGCGCAACACGCGTTCGCGCATCGTCTCCAAGGGTATCTCGGCCGGCAAGAGCCAGAACTCGTACCGCGGCCTCGTCAAGGTGCTCAAGAAGGCCGCCAATGCGCGGAATTTCTCGCAGTGCGACTCGCTTCTCATCGGCGACCAGTGCGGGGCTCACACCTTCCCGTATCTCGAAGTCGCCAACAGGAATGCCATCGTGGAACACGAAGCCACGACGTCGAAGATCGGCGAGGACATCCTCTTCTACTGCAATCAGCGTGGCATCGCCACCGAAGAAGCCGTAGCCCTGATCGTGAACGGCTATTGCCGCGACGTGATCAATCAACTGCCCATGGAGTTCGCCGTCGAAGCGCAGAAGCTTCTGGCCATTTCCCTGGAAGGCAGCGTAGGTTAAGGCCCGTATCAGGATCGAATCACAATCACGTATTTCAAGTCCAGTCATGTCCATCATCGAGATCAAGAATCTGAGGGCCGGTATCGAAGGACGCGAGATCCTGCAAGGGATCACGCTGACCGTCAATCCGGGAGAAGTCCACGCCATCATGGGACCGAACGGGTCGGGCAAGTCCACGCTGGCCTCCGTACTGGCCGGCCGTGAGGACTACGAAGTGCTCGGCGGCAGCGTCACCTTCAACGGCAAGGACATGCTCGAGATGTCTCCGGAAGAACGGTCGCGCGAAGGCATGTTCCTCGCCTTCCAGTATCCGGTGGAGATTCCCGGCGTATCCACGGCCAACTTCCTGAAGACGTCCGTGAACGAGATGCGCAAGCACCGTGGCCTCCCGCCCCTCGAACCGGCACAGTTCCTGGCCCTCATGCGTGAGCGGATGAAGCTCGTCGAGATGGACCAGTCCTTCCTGAGCCGTTCGCTCAACGAAGGATTCTCCGGTGGCGAGAAGAAGCGCAACGAGATCTTCCAGATGGCGATGCTCGAACCGACGCTCGCCGTGCTCGATGAAACGGACTCCGGCCTCGACATCGATGCCCTGCGCATCGTCGCCGAGGGAGTCAACGCGCTCAGGACACCGAACAATGCCTTCGTCCTGATCACGCACTATCAGCGACTGCTCAACTACATCGTTCCCGACGTCGTACACGTACTGTGGAACGGTCGCATCGTGCGATCGGGAGGCAAGGAGCTGGCTCTGGAACTCGAAGAGAAGGGATACGACTGGATCAAGCAGGATTCCCCGGTAGGAGCCTGATCATGAGTATCGAACGATTCAGCAGCGATGTCCAGAGTGCCTTCGTGTCGCGCGAGCGTCACGTGAACGGTCATGCCGACGGTCCGTTGCATACGGCCCGACGCAATGCCCTCGAAGCCTATACGCGCCAGGGTGTGCCGACGACGAGGCATGAAGAGTGGAAGTATACGAATCTCATGCCCCTCATGGGACTCGACTTCGTTCCCGCCGAAGGGCCTGCGGACTTCGCACCCGCGTCCGTTCCGCCGCTGCCCGGCGTCGATGCATGGAAGATCGTCATGGTCAACGGCATCTTCGATGCCGCGTCGTCGACACTGCCGAACGGTGTCGAAGGGCTCCATGTCCTCCCGCTGACGGATGAACTGGTCGCAGGCGATGCATCGGTGCGGGAGAAGATCAACACGACCTTGCCGATGGATACGCATCCCTTCGTGGCCCTGAACACGGCCATAGCCCATGGCGGCATGGTCATCAAGGTCGATGTCAGGACGATCGTCGACCGTCCGGTGCATGTCGTCATCATCGGCACGTCGCCGTCGAACAACGTGCTGCACACGCCGCGTATCCTCATCATCGCCGAAGCCTTTTCGTCGCTGCACGTCATCGAATCGCATCATACCGTCGGGACCCATGCCGCTCTCGGTGTTGCCGTGACGGAGATCTTCGGTGCCGAAGAAAGTCATGTGAATTACACGAAGCTCGTCGACGACGTATCGCTCGGCCATCATATCGGATATACCGGCGTACATCTCGACAAGGCAGCCAAGGCAGTATGTATGACGTCGTGTACAGGTGGTGCCTTCACGCGGAACGATCTGTCCATCAGATTACTCCATCCCACGGCCGAGGGATATCTCTACGGCGTATCCGTGCTGGATGGCAAGGAGTATGCGGACAATCACACCGTCGTGGACCATACCGTGCCGTACTGTCATAGTGAAGAGCTCTACAAGGGCATCTACAACGGATCGTCGACGGGCGTGTTCAACGGCAAGATCTACGTGCGTCCGCAGGCACAGAAGACGACGGCCTATCAATCGAATCATACGCTGTTGCTCAGCGACGGCGCACAGGTGAATGCGAAGCCGCAGCTCGAGATATGGGCCGACGACGTGAAGTGCTCCCACGGAGCCACGAGCGGCCAACTCGACGAGGAAGCCATCTTCTACCTCCGCT includes these proteins:
- a CDS encoding Fe-S cluster assembly protein SufD, yielding MSIERFSSDVQSAFVSRERHVNGHADGPLHTARRNALEAYTRQGVPTTRHEEWKYTNLMPLMGLDFVPAEGPADFAPASVPPLPGVDAWKIVMVNGIFDAASSTLPNGVEGLHVLPLTDELVAGDASVREKINTTLPMDTHPFVALNTAIAHGGMVIKVDVRTIVDRPVHVVIIGTSPSNNVLHTPRILIIAEAFSSLHVIESHHTVGTHAALGVAVTEIFGAEESHVNYTKLVDDVSLGHHIGYTGVHLDKAAKAVCMTSCTGGAFTRNDLSIRLLHPTAEGYLYGVSVLDGKEYADNHTVVDHTVPYCHSEELYKGIYNGSSTGVFNGKIYVRPQAQKTTAYQSNHTLLLSDGAQVNAKPQLEIWADDVKCSHGATSGQLDEEAIFYLRSRGLGVDDARALLTFAFAADVTSHLEHEGLRTFIEERIQNKLESWRD
- a CDS encoding Fe-S cluster assembly ATPase SufC translates to MIEIKNLRAGIEGREILQGITLTVNPGEVHAIMGPNGSGKSTLASVLAGREDYEVLGGSVTFNGKDMLEMSPEERSREGMFLAFQYPVEIPGVSTANFLKTSVNEMRKHRGLPPLEPAQFLALMRERMKLVEMDQSFLSRSLNEGFSGGEKKRNEIFQMAMLEPTLAVLDETDSGLDIDALRIVAEGVNALRTPNNAFVLITHYQRLLNYIVPDVVHVLWNGRIVRSGGKELALELEEKGYDWIKQDSPVGA
- a CDS encoding Fe-S cluster assembly protein SufB, with product MANDQQVLDDVVQSEYKYGFESNIEQDLLPKGLSEDVVRFISARKEEPEWMLEWRLKAYRHWLTMKEPVWPNVHYPRIDFQDIIYYAAPKKKVELNSLDEVDPELLATFAKLGIPLEEQKLLSGVAVDAVLDSVSVKTTFQEALKEKGIIFCSMSEAVREHPDLVRRYIGSVVPATDNYYAALNSAVFSDGSFCYIPKGVRCPMELSTYFRINARNTGQFERTLIVADEGSYVSYLEGCTAPQRDENQLHAAVVELVAHTDAEIKYSTVQNWYPGDKHGNGGIYNFVTKRGICEGPRSKISWTQVETGSAITWKYPSVVLKGDDSVGEFYSVAVTNNMQQADTGTKMTHIGRNTRSRIVSKGISAGKSQNSYRGLVKVLKKAANARNFSQCDSLLIGDQCGAHTFPYLEVANRNAIVEHEATTSKIGEDILFYCNQRGIATEEAVALIVNGYCRDVINQLPMEFAVEAQKLLAISLEGSVG